From Bacillus sp. FSL K6-3431, the proteins below share one genomic window:
- a CDS encoding MBL fold metallo-hydrolase, translating to MASSFNKITKLILPTPLVVGDVNVYIVRGEALTLIDAGVKTKAAWEAFRFQLGQHGITPEDIEQVVLTHHHPDHVGLLEWLPEDVPIYGHTYVRPWIEMDEKFFLNYDIFYKGLLTEFGIEGNFDQMLKVMKEPLRYSSKRRLTYEIQEGDIIPGMGGWSIINTPGHAQSHISLYQEKDGVILSGDHLLATISSNPLLEPALDPSVERPKPQLQYNDSLKKLLDLDISIAYTGHGVEVNKVHELVERRLKRQHERALQVGELLRGNELTTFTITKKLFPAVYQRELGLTLSETTAQLDYLLSLGMIEKRIDTNGVALFTMRSGVVHS from the coding sequence ATGGCCAGTTCTTTTAATAAGATAACAAAGCTTATTTTACCTACACCTCTTGTTGTAGGTGATGTGAATGTTTATATTGTAAGAGGTGAAGCTTTAACACTCATTGATGCTGGAGTGAAGACGAAAGCGGCATGGGAAGCTTTTCGGTTTCAACTAGGTCAGCATGGGATCACACCGGAGGACATTGAACAAGTTGTCTTGACTCATCATCACCCAGATCATGTTGGGCTACTTGAATGGCTACCAGAAGATGTGCCCATATACGGACATACATATGTGCGCCCATGGATTGAGATGGACGAGAAATTTTTCTTAAACTACGATATCTTCTATAAAGGATTGCTCACTGAGTTTGGAATTGAAGGTAATTTCGACCAAATGTTAAAGGTGATGAAGGAGCCACTTCGCTATTCTAGCAAACGTCGGCTGACATATGAAATCCAAGAAGGAGATATTATTCCAGGAATGGGAGGTTGGTCTATTATCAATACTCCCGGCCACGCACAAAGCCATATATCTTTATACCAGGAAAAAGATGGTGTGATACTCTCAGGTGATCATCTGCTTGCTACGATATCATCTAATCCATTACTTGAGCCGGCATTAGATCCTTCCGTTGAACGTCCAAAGCCGCAATTACAATATAATGATTCATTAAAAAAATTACTCGATTTGGACATCAGTATTGCATATACTGGACATGGAGTAGAAGTGAATAAGGTTCACGAACTTGTAGAACGCCGATTGAAGCGCCAGCATGAAAGAGCCTTGCAAGTGGGAGAACTCTTGCGAGGTAATGAGCTAACTACATTTACCATTACAAAAAAACTCTTCCCCGCTGTTTATCAAAGGGAGCTTGGATTAACTTTATCGGAAACAACAGCTCAGCTTGATTATCTATTGTCACTTGGGATGATTGAAAAAAGAATTGATACTAATGGAGTTGCTTTGTTTACTATGCGATCAGGAGTTGTGCATTCATGA
- a CDS encoding SDR family NAD(P)-dependent oxidoreductase, whose protein sequence is MKNQRLMGKTIVITGASGGLGEQIAKQCAQNGAHLFLLARNEERLEQVAISIRELYKVRCTAIKLDVTQYDQIPPVFRRIYEEAGHIDVLVNNSGYGIFAEAENIRLADVEGMFAVNVVGLIACTKEVIPSMCQRKSGQIINIASQAGKLATPKSSVYSASKHAVLGFTNSLRMEMSRYGVQVMAVNPGPIRTTFFDKADPEGSYLESLGRFMLDTEKVAENIVASMLSNRREINLPRWMDFAGTLHTLMPRVVERLGRKAFFKK, encoded by the coding sequence ATGAAAAATCAACGCCTGATGGGTAAAACAATTGTTATTACTGGTGCTTCTGGAGGATTAGGGGAGCAAATAGCTAAACAATGTGCGCAAAACGGGGCACATTTATTTTTACTTGCTCGAAATGAAGAACGGCTGGAACAAGTTGCAATCTCGATTCGTGAACTATATAAGGTCAGATGTACTGCGATAAAGCTAGATGTGACACAGTATGATCAAATCCCACCTGTTTTCCGGCGTATTTATGAAGAGGCTGGACACATAGATGTATTGGTGAACAACTCTGGTTATGGAATTTTTGCGGAGGCAGAAAATATCAGGCTTGCTGATGTGGAAGGAATGTTTGCGGTCAATGTTGTAGGGCTGATAGCCTGTACAAAAGAAGTCATACCATCCATGTGTCAGCGTAAATCTGGTCAGATAATTAATATTGCTTCCCAGGCCGGAAAGCTAGCAACGCCGAAATCTAGTGTGTATTCGGCATCGAAACATGCAGTCTTAGGATTTACGAATAGCCTTCGCATGGAAATGTCAAGATATGGCGTTCAAGTCATGGCGGTAAATCCAGGACCGATCCGAACGACATTTTTTGATAAAGCTGATCCAGAGGGTTCCTATTTAGAGAGCTTAGGCCGTTTTATGCTTGACACTGAGAAGGTGGCTGAAAATATTGTTGCTTCGATGCTTAGTAATCGTCGTGAAATCAACTTGCCCCGTTGGATGGATTTCGCTGGGACACTTCATACCTTGATGCCTAGAGTGGTAGAACGTCTTGGTAGAAAAGCATTTTTTAAAAAATAG
- a CDS encoding Y-family DNA polymerase, with product MSVDYSKLPSDKILCIDMKSFYASCSAVMLGLNPLKCYLAVVGNLSQPGSVVLAASPCLKKEYGIKTGSRLFEIPKDAGIHLAEAKMSTYLRISTEINRLLNRYVPKEAIHVYSVDESFIKIDGTNQLWGDAYSVAEKVKDDLLREFQLTCSIGIGPNMLLSKLCLDLEAKHSGIAEWIYEDIPKKLWPVSPLRKMWGIGRQVEKKLNNMGIFNVGQLAHYDLGLLEKKFGVMGNQLYYHARGVDLSKLGAPIMEGQISFGKSQILLRDYKEKSEIICVILEMCEEVARRAREHGKAGRTISLGIDYSDREFGGGFLRSRSVEEPTNITMDIYRVCLELMANHYTGKTVRKISIGLSNIADDRVFQMNLFEPKKIHERNLGYIVDKIRRRHGAASILRAVSYTEAGTALKRAALVGGHKA from the coding sequence ATGAGTGTGGATTACAGCAAACTGCCTAGTGATAAAATATTATGCATTGATATGAAAAGTTTCTATGCGAGCTGTTCAGCTGTCATGCTCGGTCTTAATCCACTCAAATGTTATCTAGCTGTTGTCGGAAACTTAAGCCAGCCTGGAAGTGTTGTTTTGGCTGCGTCACCATGTTTGAAAAAAGAGTATGGGATAAAAACTGGTTCTCGTTTGTTTGAAATTCCAAAAGACGCAGGGATTCACCTTGCAGAAGCAAAGATGAGCACATATTTGCGAATTTCGACTGAAATCAATCGTCTTCTCAATCGTTATGTTCCGAAAGAAGCGATTCATGTGTACAGTGTCGATGAAAGCTTTATCAAAATCGATGGAACAAACCAGTTATGGGGTGATGCATACTCGGTCGCCGAGAAAGTGAAGGATGATTTGCTGCGAGAGTTCCAGCTTACATGCTCCATCGGCATTGGACCAAATATGCTTCTTTCAAAGCTATGCCTTGATCTCGAAGCAAAACATTCAGGTATTGCGGAATGGATATACGAGGACATACCTAAAAAACTGTGGCCGGTGTCTCCGTTACGGAAAATGTGGGGAATTGGAAGGCAAGTAGAGAAGAAACTCAATAACATGGGGATTTTTAATGTCGGTCAACTTGCACACTACGATCTCGGTTTACTGGAAAAGAAATTTGGAGTAATGGGAAATCAGTTGTATTACCATGCAAGGGGAGTTGATTTATCAAAATTGGGCGCTCCGATAATGGAAGGACAAATTAGCTTTGGTAAAAGCCAGATTTTACTTCGTGATTACAAAGAAAAATCGGAAATTATATGTGTGATTCTTGAGATGTGCGAAGAAGTAGCAAGAAGAGCCCGCGAGCACGGAAAAGCTGGGAGAACAATCAGTCTTGGTATTGACTACAGCGATCGCGAGTTTGGAGGCGGATTTCTTCGGTCACGCTCAGTCGAAGAGCCGACAAATATAACGATGGATATTTATCGTGTATGCCTAGAATTAATGGCAAATCATTATACTGGAAAAACGGTGCGGAAAATTTCTATCGGTTTGTCCAATATTGCAGACGATCGCGTCTTCCAGATGAATTTATTTGAACCTAAAAAAATACATGAACGGAACCTGGGCTATATCGTTGATAAAATCCGCCGTCGACACGGGGCGGCTTCAATCCTTAGAGCGGTCTCCTATACAGAAGCAGGAACAGCACTAAAGAGGGCAGCTCTAGTCGGTGGGCATAAAGCGTAA
- a CDS encoding iron-sulfur cluster biosynthesis family protein, which translates to MVKLTITPKAAEQINMKMINKDLMLKLKYETEGNGCVMNGVPMLELIEKRELDDDEIQFETDIMPVIMEKSKIIFFADQLKIDYSTEAQSFRLVSPDQILNGRMACKVISN; encoded by the coding sequence ATGGTCAAACTTACAATTACACCAAAAGCGGCAGAACAAATAAATATGAAAATGATCAATAAAGATTTGATGTTAAAGTTGAAATATGAAACCGAAGGCAACGGCTGTGTGATGAATGGTGTACCTATGCTCGAACTGATTGAAAAACGAGAACTCGACGACGATGAGATCCAATTTGAAACAGATATCATGCCCGTCATTATGGAAAAGTCGAAAATTATCTTTTTTGCAGATCAATTGAAAATAGATTATTCAACAGAAGCGCAATCATTCCGGCTCGTGAGCCCGGACCAGATCCTAAATGGACGTATGGCATGCAAAGTGATATCCAACTGA
- a CDS encoding toxic anion resistance protein, producing MSEQNKGTVLKTDFSSGVDDLLANPFGDQSLSPIKQEDPQIIEKPVKLVDSLPEESKKRALELSKQIDPANHQAIIAYGTQAQSQLLNFSSSMLEHVQNKDIGPIGDILADLMSRLRDVNPEELAPEKRNFFSKMFGKISGSLQEVMSKYQKTGAQIDRISVKLNQSKQVLLEDLQTLEQLYEKNKEYFHALNIYIAAGELKIEDLRTNDIPEAKQKAEASGDQMAYQEVNDMVQFADRLEKRLYDLKLSRQITIQSAPQIRMIQNTNQALAEKIQTSIMTAIPLWKNQIAIALTLIRQRQAVEAQKQVSQTTNDLLLKNAEMLKTNTIETARENERGLVDIETLKKTQSNLIETLEETIKIQQEGRTKRAHAEQELVAMENELKEKLLKLT from the coding sequence ATGAGTGAACAAAATAAAGGTACAGTATTAAAAACAGACTTTTCTAGTGGGGTAGATGATCTTCTTGCCAATCCATTTGGTGACCAATCACTAAGCCCCATAAAGCAAGAGGACCCGCAAATAATTGAAAAACCGGTTAAGCTTGTTGATAGTTTACCCGAGGAAAGTAAAAAAAGGGCGCTTGAACTTTCCAAACAAATTGATCCCGCCAACCATCAAGCTATTATTGCTTATGGGACACAAGCCCAATCTCAACTATTAAATTTCTCAAGTTCCATGTTGGAGCATGTACAAAATAAAGATATCGGACCAATTGGTGACATTTTAGCTGATTTAATGAGCAGACTCCGTGATGTTAATCCGGAAGAACTTGCGCCCGAGAAAAGAAATTTCTTTTCCAAGATGTTCGGTAAAATTTCTGGCTCGCTTCAAGAAGTGATGTCTAAATATCAAAAAACTGGTGCACAAATTGACCGAATTAGTGTGAAGTTAAATCAATCTAAACAAGTTCTGCTAGAGGACTTACAAACGCTCGAACAATTATATGAGAAAAACAAAGAGTACTTCCATGCTCTGAACATTTATATCGCAGCGGGAGAACTTAAAATCGAAGATCTACGAACAAATGACATTCCCGAAGCGAAGCAAAAAGCGGAAGCCTCTGGCGATCAAATGGCATATCAAGAAGTAAATGATATGGTTCAATTTGCGGACAGGTTAGAAAAACGTCTCTATGACTTAAAATTAAGCAGACAGATCACAATCCAGAGCGCTCCACAAATTCGAATGATCCAAAATACCAACCAAGCTCTGGCAGAAAAAATTCAAACATCGATTATGACAGCAATACCGCTTTGGAAAAATCAAATTGCTATTGCTCTAACACTTATTCGTCAACGCCAGGCGGTTGAAGCGCAGAAACAAGTTTCGCAAACAACAAATGATCTTTTACTTAAAAATGCTGAGATGCTCAAAACAAATACGATTGAAACAGCCAGAGAAAATGAACGTGGCCTTGTTGATATCGAAACGTTGAAAAAGACACAGTCCAACCTTATTGAAACATTAGAAGAAACAATTAAAATTCAACAAGAAGGTCGGACAAAACGTGCTCATGCTGAGCAAGAACTCGTAGCAATGGAAAACGAGTTAAAAGAAAAACTGTTAAAACTCACATAA
- a CDS encoding 5-bromo-4-chloroindolyl phosphate hydrolysis family protein, translated as MKSFLSFLLGMFTAGETFLLWVILFFGFNLSFLSSAGIAVLAGVITFFGVKWFGQYQFLKKNNLSRKDYIYIQKNLLDAKRKISRLQKAFFSVRTMGTFKQLYELSKLVKRMYTIVNKDPRRFYQSERFFFYHLDSVVELAERYAELAAQPVKNEKMYISLKETQSTLDDLSESIKKDIYHVLSTDVDDLKFELDVAKHSLKKLEYHPLDDEGSTKK; from the coding sequence TTGAAATCTTTTTTATCATTTCTTCTCGGGATGTTTACTGCGGGCGAAACATTCTTGTTATGGGTGATTTTATTTTTCGGTTTCAACCTGTCTTTTCTTAGCTCAGCTGGGATAGCAGTATTAGCCGGAGTAATTACATTCTTCGGAGTAAAATGGTTTGGCCAATATCAATTTTTAAAGAAAAACAATTTGAGTAGAAAAGACTATATTTACATTCAAAAAAACTTATTGGATGCGAAAAGAAAAATTAGTCGCCTACAAAAGGCCTTTTTCTCCGTTCGAACAATGGGTACTTTTAAACAATTATACGAACTAAGCAAATTGGTGAAAAGAATGTATACTATCGTCAATAAAGACCCACGTCGATTTTATCAATCGGAGCGTTTCTTTTTTTATCACCTTGATTCGGTTGTAGAACTTGCTGAACGCTATGCAGAACTTGCAGCACAACCCGTGAAAAATGAAAAAATGTATATATCGCTTAAAGAAACCCAAAGCACATTAGATGATTTAAGCGAGTCTATAAAAAAGGATATTTATCATGTCTTATCTACTGATGTAGACGATTTAAAATTTGAATTAGATGTCGCCAAGCACTCTTTAAAAAAGCTTGAGTACCATCCTCTTGACGATGAAGGGAGCACAAAAAAATGA
- the namA gene encoding NADPH dehydrogenase NamA, whose protein sequence is MSVKLFEPYTIKNITLKNRIVMSPMCMYSSEHEDGMVESWHYTHYTSRAVGQAGLIMVEATAVTPQGRISPQDLGIWSDDHINGLSKLTKMVKEHGAAAGIQIAHAGRKAVLEGEIIAPSPLPFDETMKTPKEMSVIEIKETIEAFKQAVRRAKEAGFDIIELHGAHGYLINEFLSPLTNKRVDEYGGSRENRYRFLREIIEQVKSVWNGPLFVRISAKDYLEDGLDVQDYVGMATWMKEQGVDLIDVSSGAVAPAKISPFPGYQVPFADQIRKEAVIPTGAVGLITTGIQAEEILQNDRADLIFLARALLRDPYWPRNAAKELGFDIEAPEQYNRGW, encoded by the coding sequence ATGTCGGTAAAATTATTTGAACCCTACACAATAAAAAATATAACACTGAAAAACCGAATCGTGATGTCTCCAATGTGCATGTATTCGTCTGAACATGAAGATGGAATGGTCGAATCCTGGCACTATACACACTATACAAGTAGAGCAGTTGGCCAAGCAGGGCTAATTATGGTAGAAGCAACAGCGGTGACTCCGCAAGGAAGAATTAGCCCACAAGATTTAGGTATTTGGAGTGATGATCATATTAACGGGCTCTCTAAGCTTACGAAAATGGTAAAGGAGCATGGTGCAGCAGCAGGCATTCAAATTGCCCATGCGGGTCGTAAAGCAGTATTGGAAGGCGAAATCATCGCCCCTTCTCCCCTGCCGTTTGATGAGACTATGAAAACTCCTAAAGAAATGAGCGTTATTGAAATAAAAGAAACAATTGAGGCATTCAAACAAGCAGTGCGCAGAGCGAAAGAAGCAGGTTTTGATATTATTGAACTTCATGGCGCACATGGCTATTTAATCAATGAATTTCTCTCACCCTTAACAAATAAGCGAGTAGATGAATACGGAGGATCACGGGAAAACCGCTATCGGTTTCTTCGTGAAATAATTGAACAAGTAAAATCTGTTTGGAATGGCCCTCTTTTTGTTCGAATTTCGGCAAAGGATTATTTGGAAGATGGTCTAGATGTACAAGACTATGTCGGTATGGCAACATGGATGAAAGAACAAGGTGTCGATCTTATTGATGTAAGTTCAGGTGCTGTGGCGCCTGCCAAAATTTCTCCATTCCCTGGATATCAAGTTCCTTTCGCTGACCAAATTCGCAAAGAAGCCGTTATCCCAACTGGTGCAGTTGGTTTAATCACTACAGGAATCCAAGCGGAAGAAATATTACAGAACGATCGTGCCGATTTAATCTTTTTAGCTCGTGCCCTTCTACGTGATCCTTATTGGCCACGAAATGCTGCTAAAGAACTCGGCTTCGATATCGAGGCGCCTGAACAATACAATAGAGGATGGTAA
- the zwf gene encoding glucose-6-phosphate dehydrogenase has translation MIQSETPASLIMIFGATGDLAKRKLYPSLYHLFRKGKLAEHFAVVGVARRPWTNDILREHVKDSVLSSIQDAEDIEKFISHFYYQSHDVTDSQSYIQLKDLATQLDKTYSLEGNRIFYLAMAPEFFGTIAEHLKTDGLTDTDGFHRLVIEKPFGHDLDSAIHLNKQIRSVFSENDIYRIDHYLGKEMVQNIEVIRFANAIFEPQWNSRFISNIQITSSEMLGVEERGGYYETSGALRDMFQNHMLQIVALLAMEPPIRLTPKEIRSEKVKVLSALRSIENEEIQDYFVRGQYGPGEENGQPLLGYREELNVNPDSNTATFVAGKLMIDNFRWAGVPFYIRTGKRMTEKSTKIIIQFKDVPMNLYYKSEKKLAPNLLVIHIQPEEGITLHLNAKQSGQTMETTPVKLNFANNDVAGLNTPEAYEKLLFDCLRGDATNFTHWDEVALSWSFVDKI, from the coding sequence ATGATACAATCAGAAACACCTGCATCATTAATCATGATTTTTGGAGCGACAGGAGATTTAGCTAAAAGAAAGCTATATCCTTCCCTATACCATCTTTTCAGAAAAGGTAAACTTGCGGAGCATTTTGCAGTTGTAGGTGTCGCAAGACGTCCATGGACCAATGACATTTTAAGAGAACATGTGAAAGACTCTGTTCTATCATCTATACAAGATGCAGAAGATATTGAAAAATTTATCTCCCATTTTTATTATCAATCTCATGATGTGACTGATTCACAATCTTACATACAATTAAAAGACCTAGCAACCCAACTAGACAAAACTTATTCACTAGAGGGAAATCGTATTTTCTATTTGGCCATGGCTCCGGAATTTTTCGGTACGATCGCGGAACATTTAAAAACAGATGGTTTGACCGATACAGACGGCTTTCATCGTCTAGTCATTGAAAAGCCATTTGGACATGACCTTGACTCCGCTATTCATTTAAATAAACAAATTCGTAGCGTTTTTTCCGAAAATGATATTTACCGAATTGACCATTATCTTGGCAAGGAAATGGTGCAAAATATTGAGGTTATTCGATTTGCTAATGCGATTTTCGAACCGCAATGGAACAGCCGATTCATCTCGAACATTCAAATTACTTCAAGTGAAATGCTAGGAGTAGAAGAACGCGGAGGATATTACGAAACAAGCGGTGCATTACGTGATATGTTTCAAAACCATATGCTACAAATAGTCGCATTACTCGCAATGGAACCGCCAATTCGACTAACACCAAAAGAAATTCGCAGTGAAAAGGTAAAAGTGCTTAGTGCCCTTCGTTCGATTGAAAACGAAGAAATACAAGATTATTTCGTACGTGGCCAATACGGACCAGGTGAAGAAAATGGTCAACCACTTCTTGGTTACCGTGAAGAGCTGAATGTCAATCCTGACTCCAATACAGCTACTTTTGTAGCTGGAAAATTAATGATCGATAATTTCCGCTGGGCCGGTGTGCCTTTCTATATTAGAACTGGAAAAAGAATGACAGAGAAATCAACGAAAATCATTATCCAATTTAAAGACGTTCCAATGAATCTCTATTACAAATCCGAAAAGAAACTAGCACCCAACTTGCTTGTTATCCATATTCAGCCTGAAGAAGGGATTACATTGCATCTAAATGCGAAACAATCCGGGCAAACGATGGAAACAACACCTGTCAAACTTAACTTTGCAAATAATGATGTTGCAGGATTAAATACGCCTGAGGCATATGAAAAGTTGTTATTTGATTGCCTTCGCGGAGATGCTACAAACTTTACTCATTGGGATGAAGTGGCCTTATCTTGGAGCTTCGTTGATAAAATT
- the rnz gene encoding ribonuclease Z — MELMFLGTGAGVPAKLRNVTAMALKLLEERNTIWLFDCGEATQHQIIHTSIKPRKIEKIFITHLHGDHIFGLPGLLGSRSFQGGTSELTVYGPKGIRQYIEVSLQVSQTHVKYPLEIIEIEEGTIFEDEQFCVETLLLDHAVPSYGFRITEKDKQGTLDASRLIAEGILPGPMYKKLKDGETIILEDGRVLHGNDYLGPDQEGKVICILGDTRPCENALLLAKNADLLVHEATFADGNEEMAYDYFHSTTTQAAELALAAEARALCLTHISSRYGKDMWNELMEEAKSLFPTTTIAHDFKEVSIPFNSEED, encoded by the coding sequence ATGGAGCTAATGTTTCTTGGAACAGGTGCCGGAGTACCGGCAAAATTGCGGAATGTTACCGCAATGGCTCTTAAGTTGCTAGAAGAAAGAAATACTATTTGGTTATTTGATTGCGGTGAAGCGACCCAGCATCAAATTATTCATACTTCTATAAAGCCAAGAAAAATCGAGAAAATATTTATAACTCATCTTCATGGTGACCATATATTCGGTTTACCTGGCTTATTAGGAAGCCGATCATTTCAAGGGGGCACATCTGAGCTTACAGTCTATGGACCAAAGGGAATCCGTCAATACATAGAAGTTTCTTTGCAAGTAAGTCAGACCCATGTAAAATACCCTTTAGAGATCATTGAAATAGAAGAAGGTACCATTTTTGAAGATGAACAATTTTGTGTTGAAACCTTACTTCTTGATCATGCTGTTCCAAGTTATGGTTTCCGTATTACGGAAAAAGATAAACAAGGAACACTTGATGCGTCACGTCTTATCGCTGAAGGCATACTGCCAGGCCCTATGTATAAAAAGCTGAAAGATGGTGAAACGATCATTTTAGAAGATGGTAGGGTTTTACATGGCAATGATTACTTAGGTCCAGATCAAGAAGGAAAAGTTATTTGTATCCTTGGTGATACAAGACCTTGTGAAAATGCACTGTTACTTGCGAAAAATGCAGACTTGCTCGTTCATGAAGCAACTTTTGCCGATGGAAACGAAGAAATGGCTTATGATTATTTCCATTCAACAACGACTCAAGCTGCCGAACTTGCTTTGGCAGCAGAGGCGCGTGCGCTTTGTCTTACCCATATCAGTTCCCGATACGGGAAGGATATGTGGAATGAACTTATGGAAGAAGCAAAAAGCTTATTTCCTACAACGACAATCGCCCACGACTTTAAAGAAGTCTCTATTCCATTTAACAGTGAGGAAGACTGA
- a CDS encoding CDGSH iron-sulfur domain-containing protein: MEKVQIKVLDNGSYRVTGDVELIDADGNVFETKKAFSLCRCGLSSKKPFCDGAHKGTFESCVRAEKVL; the protein is encoded by the coding sequence ATGGAAAAGGTACAAATTAAAGTATTGGATAATGGATCTTACCGCGTAACTGGTGATGTAGAGCTTATTGATGCAGATGGTAATGTATTCGAAACGAAAAAAGCATTCTCTCTTTGCCGCTGCGGTCTTTCAAGCAAAAAGCCTTTTTGCGATGGAGCCCATAAAGGAACGTTTGAATCCTGTGTCAGAGCCGAAAAAGTATTATAG
- the proC gene encoding pyrroline-5-carboxylate reductase, giving the protein MKISFIGAGSMAEAIITRLIETKICHQDEIYATNRNNKEKMAELERRYGIHTTYNLEELLQDANMIVFAVKPKDADAVLQKVRPFINDNTVFVSVLAGISLHFLEERLNTGSSIVRAMPNTSASVGKSATAITFNSNVTVKQMQLTQDILAAVGMTTVVEENQLDAITGLAGSGPAYIYYLVEAMEQSAKELGLEADLAKKLIIQTLSGATEMLLSSKKEAADLRFEVTSPGGTTEAGIQVLQQKAVKEAVIECIKTAANQAKELGKLHESRHINSL; this is encoded by the coding sequence GTGAAAATCTCATTCATCGGAGCGGGATCCATGGCTGAAGCCATCATCACAAGATTGATTGAAACAAAAATCTGTCATCAAGATGAAATTTACGCAACGAATCGGAATAATAAGGAAAAGATGGCGGAGCTTGAACGTCGATATGGTATTCATACAACATATAATTTAGAGGAACTATTACAGGACGCTAATATGATTGTTTTTGCTGTGAAGCCAAAGGATGCCGACGCTGTTTTACAAAAGGTACGCCCTTTTATAAATGACAACACTGTTTTTGTTTCTGTTTTGGCTGGTATCTCTCTGCACTTTTTGGAAGAAAGGCTTAATACGGGTAGTTCCATTGTAAGGGCAATGCCAAATACATCTGCAAGTGTCGGAAAATCAGCAACAGCAATTACGTTTAACTCAAACGTAACAGTAAAGCAAATGCAACTTACCCAAGATATATTAGCAGCAGTTGGCATGACGACGGTAGTGGAAGAAAATCAGCTTGATGCTATTACTGGTCTCGCCGGAAGCGGCCCAGCTTATATATATTACTTGGTCGAGGCGATGGAGCAGTCAGCTAAAGAATTGGGACTTGAGGCAGATTTAGCGAAAAAGCTGATCATCCAAACACTATCTGGAGCAACAGAAATGCTATTATCGTCGAAAAAAGAAGCAGCAGATCTGCGTTTCGAAGTCACAAGCCCAGGTGGAACGACAGAAGCAGGAATTCAAGTTCTTCAACAAAAAGCTGTCAAAGAAGCTGTTATTGAGTGCATAAAAACAGCGGCAAACCAAGCCAAAGAACTGGGAAAACTGCACGAATCCCGGCATATTAATTCTTTGTGA
- the map gene encoding type I methionyl aminopeptidase: MIVKTEQDLLELKEIGKVVGKIRDEMIQKTKPGVTTKELDDFAGELFEKHGAISGPKGEYDFPGFTCISVNEEVAHGIPGERVIQEGDLVNIDVSGSKNGYFADTGLSFVVGDGDPILFKLCEVAKKAFEAGVAKLKVGSKKSGIGKAVYSTAKQHDLTVIKNLTGHGVGLSLHESPDHILNYYDPWDNEILHEGVVLAFEPFISNGDEEVDEQDDGWTFSTKNKSFVAQIEHTVIVTKEGPVIITL; encoded by the coding sequence GTGATTGTAAAAACAGAACAGGATTTATTAGAGCTAAAAGAGATTGGTAAAGTAGTTGGCAAGATTCGGGATGAAATGATTCAGAAAACGAAGCCAGGCGTGACAACAAAGGAATTAGATGATTTTGCTGGGGAACTTTTCGAAAAGCACGGTGCGATTTCGGGACCTAAAGGTGAATATGATTTTCCAGGATTCACTTGTATAAGTGTGAATGAAGAAGTAGCACATGGGATTCCGGGAGAGCGTGTCATTCAAGAAGGGGACCTGGTAAATATTGATGTTTCAGGTTCTAAAAATGGTTATTTTGCGGATACAGGTCTTTCTTTTGTTGTAGGCGATGGAGATCCAATTTTATTTAAGCTTTGTGAAGTAGCGAAAAAGGCATTTGAAGCAGGGGTTGCTAAACTGAAAGTGGGCTCCAAAAAAAGTGGAATCGGCAAAGCTGTGTATAGCACTGCCAAGCAGCATGATTTAACTGTTATTAAAAACCTTACGGGACATGGAGTTGGCTTATCCTTACACGAATCTCCAGATCATATATTGAACTACTATGATCCGTGGGATAACGAGATTCTACATGAAGGTGTTGTTCTTGCTTTTGAACCATTTATCTCGAATGGAGATGAAGAGGTGGATGAACAGGACGATGGATGGACATTTTCTACTAAAAATAAAAGTTTTGTTGCCCAAATTGAACATACAGTGATCGTTACCAAAGAAGGTCCTGTAATTATTACACTTTAA
- a CDS encoding YolD-like family protein, whose amino-acid sequence MIHDRIKWNSLMLPEHVAMLRNWAAEDIHEEPKELDEQKLEQLNEIAIEAMACGKK is encoded by the coding sequence ATGATTCACGATCGGATAAAATGGAACTCGCTCATGCTTCCCGAACATGTAGCAATGTTGCGCAACTGGGCAGCTGAGGATATACATGAAGAACCAAAGGAATTAGATGAACAGAAATTGGAACAATTGAACGAAATAGCGATAGAAGCAATGGCATGTGGAAAGAAGTAA